From the genome of Apis cerana isolate GH-2021 linkage group LG15, AcerK_1.0, whole genome shotgun sequence:
AAgacaaaatcgaaaattaactgaatataatataaatataatatagtaattttgttccttaaaatgaatttaggtaaaaaaaagaaataatttaatttaatacatatttacatatcgttaaagtttcaaaatttttagaatttgcgttttttcttgcatttattttactgattttcgaatcgagataattatataagttgtagcaaattattcatttattcgtaattagttgagaaaaaaagaggaataatgttatgaaattaaataattaaaactagaTAAATGAGTATGAAtgagtattttaattttatgtatgtacgtatcttaagtaaattaagtaaattgtaataattcataaattgttatataaagaatGATGATCAAATCCATGCTACATAAATGAATTGCAAAATCATATGTAAAAAatcttatgtaaaaaaaaagaaaataagaaaaattcttgataaGCCAATCAATGGATTCCAATCAtggattttaatcattttcaaatatataaagaaaatacatataaaaaataagaatttaaattataattataataaatttaatattttccatatgtgatcttaatttatagaaatatttataaaaaaattgctattcttaaattaaggcttttgcattttatgaaaatttatttaatatttcgaagtattcgaaattaaaatttaagatgtttaaatttcaaattcaaatcagTTATCGATGTTTGTTccttaaaattatgtatattattgttcatatatttataaagttttactaaaaacaaaaaattattcataataaaattaattcattataaattagatttttcaaatatttttttataaaatattattaacagaattaaattaaaaaaaatggaaaaagaaagaaaacaaatgattttttatttaaaattatactaacATTCATTATTCTAGTAATCTtgaatctttatatttcagagataagaaaaaataattaattaaatattttttttcgctttaGTAAGCATTCACTTTTAatctttagatatttttatgtaatccataatttgatatataatcagcaaatattaatatattctcgttgaaaatttcataaaaatatgcaatatcaTTGTTTCtaataatcgagaaaaaaaaatgctaagaataataataatcatagtaATAGataatactatttaataattatggtaTAAAAGACATTGTAGATTCGATATTTGTTCAGTTCTTATtggatatatttcaaacaatcttgtttatttaaaatcgataatatatttaaaagaaaaatgaaaactatCGTGGTTATTTTTGCCTTTTGCATTTGCGTTAATGCAAtggtaaattttcaaatatgtttaattttattcatatttatacatagTTTATGTTTaacatctttatttaaattttaaatcttatttttatatttttatatgatttttaaaaatattcgtaattgtcataatttatatctttgcgatagtttatttcctttttaatataaatttgctacattgaatttttgtttaatgatGTTCTctgttaattcttatataacattatgaaTCCTTGCATAGTTCCaaagtgataaataattatttacgtataattaaaaaatatataaaatgtaattgttatttctaattgattatctagtaattttaattaatcttaaaattaaatttccggTAAAATATTGGTTTCAAAcacgtttaatattaatataatgtgttttctttaaaaataataaaaatattttcctattataattaaataacaactaaaaaagaatttttttcattatgaaatgaaaaattcgatatctGAAGCGATTTATATGTgtcatttgttatttatttcttctataaaattctttgtCGAGtcgaattgaatttgtttttgatttctttaaatttggattatttataaatatataaaatttttaaccattacaaattttaatgattgtgCCATTTCATTCCctgaaaatcgaaaataaagattggaatataataatttttaattatttcgattaagtACTGTTTTCAAGTTCTCGAGAGATATCTATTtccgaataattaaatataatagcaaataatttagaacaataatattatttgtaatccgAATCGAGTGATAGTATTTGTTGAGACATTGAAGAAATGTGTTTTGCTAAGACAATGCGTTTTCGACAGAAGAAGATctttgaaattgtatatttgttaaaaatacatattctatataattggAGTACGATTATAAGTACGATGTCGGGATTTGAGACATTTTCCagtcaataattttaacattatcttttaaaaagacTTGTTATAGATATTCGTGGATCAATTAGGATAGATATTCTTGAAGATTTTGTGGACCATATTCTTTTACTCTACTTCTGGGAATTTTCCTTGGATTAGGGATGGGCGTTCAATCAGGGGGTTGATCTACGATATTGTTGGCTGCTTGTGTACCATCCAAGATTTTCGAGATAAACATACGTTTCATAACGTTTTTGGTAGAACTTTTTCAGAATCAGAATTTTCTTAACCTcagaatcttttaaattagaattcaaaCATGagaactatttttttaaccaTCCAACTTTACATCTTGAAACTTTCTGAACTCTTAAACTTTGTGaatgaacgaataaaaatttagaattttgtgAATTCAGTGATGAATATAAATCTTCATTAGAATAATagcgatatttataataaattaatattattattaccagcTCTAGGAACAAGTTGGAGCTAATAATTTTTGAGTTCATTATACTATATCATTAcgttatgatattatatattaagatacttaccaaaaactttattaatatataaaatgaatagaagatttttaaaacaatatacgtatgtatatagtattttaaaaataattatgtataataagaattaatttaataaaaaaaataattatttttaaaatattttatttaattaatatataaaactacttatattatattttattgtctttttcagacaattgaagaattaaaaactaaattatatgATGAGCAGGAAGCTTGCAAGGCAGAATCTGGCATTGATGAACGTAAGTTgcaaataggaaaaaaaattgtaaaaaataatatttttgattatccaaaatatatatatatatatattatattaatattattattaatttctttattctaaattCAGAAAAAGCAGATAATGTTAATAGTGAAGTCGACTTTGATGTAGAAGATGAGAAAGTTCAATTGTAttctaaatgtttaataagaaaattcaattccgttagtataaataataaagttatttaaatagaattttacatatgtataaaataaaaaaattatcattttttgacAACAGGTTGATGAAAATGGAaactttaatgaaaatataattcgagaACTAACGAGTCTATATTTAGACGAAAATGAagttaatcaattaatcacCGAATGTTCATCGTATTTTAATACCTGTAAGTAAAAAAgtcttaatgaaaaaaatataattttttatatattatgtatattttaattattactaaaactttgattaaattatttactatattaattatttattatttactgtttattatattgatgtatatgtatatatacatatatatatatatttttgtagctgatgacgatataaatttaaaatttagtaaaCTAATGAAGTgttttgagaaatataaaacaatgaaaggaatattaaatttctaaacgtTCAATAAAAacgttcattaaaaaaaaggaagatttatttataacgcaatatattttcttattttgattattcttttaactttgaaataaataagatttgaagtaagatttaaatcattataattattataataattaaatcaataaattaatatacgattatttaatacttGTCTAAGTTTTTGATTACCTATCCAATGAATTATCCTTATtcgtttttccaaattttttatttttataagctgACTGATCTGGTACGTGATTATCTATTtccaaattcttttatttcgtaatcaatttcaaaattctacaTTAAAATTgggaattattgaatttcttgtctgaaataaattattctactacttattaaaattctaaaattaaataaaaattattaaaatatataacaataaaatgaaaattgcagTTTTAATTACAACTGAAATCATCGATGAAGTATAAAATAGATTCAGTATTTCTTCGGATTTAGATTGATAAactcattataaataataaaaattatatcatctaAGAAGTCTAAGAAAATCGATCCAATACTTTTGTATTGGTTTTTATTGTACATtgttatagtttattattattttatgatttcctACCTGATTTCTGATcacaattctaaaataaactttataagaaaataaattaatatcacttaacatgaaatatatattaattaattcttaataagtGATGCacttatattatgttatatttttttcttgatttttcaattcatatttataacttatgtattttaataattaaaaaataatttaaatgtgaaaaaagatattaataaaacatatatcaataattcttatctaaaagaaatatcaagatatcgatataaaaatattgaaatcgaatttatcaacttagtttaaatatttgtaaaattagtttattttattagaaattaagaatattatataaaccaTGTGcactttatttatacaattagagatagttttgcaaaatttatatattccataGATTCATGATATTTGTTCTATAATCTAAagtcataatatttttctcttctgatattcctatattattttcaaaagttcTTCAcgtttaaatagatatatatcatttataaattctacaagatgttgtttaaataataccaGAAATCCTAATTTAATTCAGTGATcaaattctattgaaaataaaattcgatttgcgatttaataatcatattccTAATAAAtccttgtaattatttttcttatttttacattaatttacatctcattagtattattatcattaattataattataattataataaattgtaataaatgaatacaCGAATAATATCTGTTGAATTtagataaatcatttatatctttattataaaattaacaaacaaatatattataattaacaaactaGATTTATAATAGACTACaaggaatttaatattttttactgttAGCAAATCTTCATTAATCAAATGTCTTCCATATTTTTTGCAGAAAGCtattattcctttatttcttcgttaaatatgaaaatgaaattcatgatttttttttataaatgcgtttatttttcttgtattataTGTTCGTATgatgaaaatcttttattgcgtcgtacataaaataaatacaataagattcattttctcatatttgcggaacaaaataataaaacaaaatgttatttataataaaaaaaaagtttgtttctttatactattataattaatgaaattatcgatttcatataaaaaataaaatataactctttttttatttataatttttttctaatcataTACACAATTTGTTaatcttttatcaaataacaatcttcattagaaaaaaatttttattttcttctctacCTTTAAAAgacaaaatcgaaaattaactgaatataatataaatataatatagta
Proteins encoded in this window:
- the LOC108003356 gene encoding uncharacterized protein LOC108003356, which produces MKTIVVIFAFCICVNAMTIEELKTKLYDEQEACKAESGIDEQKADNVNSEVDFDVEDEKVQLYSKCLIRKFNSVDENGNFNENIIRELTSLYLDENEVNQLITECSSYFNTSDDDINLKFSKLMKCFEKYKTMKGILNF